CCACGGCGATCCCGATTCTCACCTTCTTCGCCGCGGTCACGGACATCGGTGCCAGCCGGACCAGCATCGTGAGCACGCTCGAACCCGTGTTTACGGTCTTCCTGGGTGCACTCCTCCTCGATGAATCCCTCTCTCCGGTCTCGATTATCGGCGGCCTGGCGGTCCTCTCGGGGGTGTTCCTCGTTCAGTACGAACGGGCCCGGGTGACCGAACCGGACGAATCGACCCGGTGACCGCCCCTACCGGTCCGAAAAATTCACTCGTTCTGGGCGTCGGATTTCGCGTTCAGCTTCGCCTGTTCCCGGGCGCTCGGGTTGACGGAGGGCTGGAAGGGGACCTCGGAGACCGTCGCGTAGACGGGCTCGCCCGGCTCCTCGGCGTATTCGTCGGGGAGGTGGACGGCGAACTCGATGTCCGTGTCTTCCTCGTAGACCCGGTCGTCGAGTGGCACGTCTAGCGCTTCGAGTTTCGCTGCCGGCACGTGGGCCAGTGCGATGTTCGTCTCCAGTTCGGAGTTCCACCAGGGGGAGGTGACGTAGCCGACTTCCTCGCCCGTCTCGGGGTCGGAGACCAGCCAGAAGTCCGGAGCGTAATCCGTGATGGGCTCGCCGGCCATCTTCAGCCCGACCATCTTGTGCGTGAACGGGTACTCGCCGTTCTCGATCAACTCCTTCTGGCGTTCGAGTTCTTCTTTTCCGACGTAGTCACCGTCCTTGTCATCGGGGACGTGATAGCCCAGATTGACCTGGAACGGAGAGGTTTCGTGGTCCATGTCCTGGCCCCACGAGAGGATCCCCGCGGCGATCCGGCGCTGGTGACCCACCGCGATCTGTCGGCCTCCGTGCTCTTTGACGGTCGCCAGTGCGGGGTCCCAGACTCGCTCCGCGTTTTTCGAGGCGTCTTTCACGTAGATCTCGAAGCCCTTCTCGCCGGAGAACCCGGTCTGGCTCACCACCACGTCGCTGCCGTTGATGGAGGTCTCAAGCAACCCGTAGTACGGCATCTCTTTGACTTCTTCCCCCACGAGATCGACCAGGACATCTTCGGACCGGGGCCCCTGGATCTGCATCGGGGCGACGTCGATCTCGTCGATCTCGACGTCGAAGTCCATGCCGACGTTGACCCCCTGGATCCACTGCATCAGGTCCGAGTCCGGGATGGAGAACCAGAACTCGTCGTCGTCGAGTCTGAGTAGTACGGGATCGTTGAGGATTCCGCCATCCTCGTTGCAGACGATGACGTATTTTCCCTTCATCGGCTCGATTTCGGTGGCGTCACGCGTGACGACGTAATCCACGAGATCCTCCGCTTCCGGGCCCTTCACACGGATCTGGCGCTGGACCGCGACGTCCCAGAGCGTGACCGCATTGACAAGCGCCTCGTGCTCGGCCGAAATTCCTCCGTCCTCGGGGTCCATGAACGCCCGCGGGTGGTACATCCGGTTGTACGTGGTCGCCTGCCAGGCGCCTTCCTCGTTGAACGACTTGTCGAAAAACGGTGACTTGCGGATGCGCGTCGAGACGAGCATCTCGATATCCGGCGCGCCGGTTTGCCGGAGGTTTCGGGGCAAGACTCGGTCGGACTGGTCGACCTGTGGATGATTTGGGTGGGTCGCGTCGTCCGATCCGTGGTGGCTATCGTTATAAGACACAGGCATACTAACCCGGGGGGCACATATATAGGGGCGGGAAGGGGTAACCCAGGACCATCCAGTTTTCCCCGAGTGGGTCCATCTCCGCGACCGACAGACCTACCCCCCACCATCCGCTATCCGGTTTCGATGAGTGAGGAGACAATCG
This region of Halodesulfurarchaeum sp. HSR-GB genomic DNA includes:
- a CDS encoding aminomethyl transferase family protein is translated as MSYNDSHHGSDDATHPNHPQVDQSDRVLPRNLRQTGAPDIEMLVSTRIRKSPFFDKSFNEEGAWQATTYNRMYHPRAFMDPEDGGISAEHEALVNAVTLWDVAVQRQIRVKGPEAEDLVDYVVTRDATEIEPMKGKYVIVCNEDGGILNDPVLLRLDDDEFWFSIPDSDLMQWIQGVNVGMDFDVEIDEIDVAPMQIQGPRSEDVLVDLVGEEVKEMPYYGLLETSINGSDVVVSQTGFSGEKGFEIYVKDASKNAERVWDPALATVKEHGGRQIAVGHQRRIAAGILSWGQDMDHETSPFQVNLGYHVPDDKDGDYVGKEELERQKELIENGEYPFTHKMVGLKMAGEPITDYAPDFWLVSDPETGEEVGYVTSPWWNSELETNIALAHVPAAKLEALDVPLDDRVYEEDTDIEFAVHLPDEYAEEPGEPVYATVSEVPFQPSVNPSAREQAKLNAKSDAQNE